The Methanobacterium sp. Maddingley MBC34 genome contains the following window.
GAAAATGGTTGATGAAGCAGTTTTAGGTAGTGAAACTGACATGTTAAGCACAGTTAGTAAGGTTAAACCAGATATAATTGCCATTGGCCCAGATCAAAACTTTGATCTGGAAAATTTAAGGGAAGAGCTTGAAAAAAGAGGTCTACAGGTAGAAGTGGTCAAAGTGAAAGGTTATCACATATCTACCCTGGATAGTTCCTGTAAGATAATTAAAAAGATTAAAGAGTCAGATTTTCCCCCCGGTAGTTTTAAACACTGTTAAATAATCTTTGTTAACATAATCATTTTTTTGATTTTAAATGTATTTAATATTATTAAGGATTCAACATGCCCTATATTAGGCTTAATATCCATAGCCCTGGCTAGGAATTAATAAAAAAAAGAAAAAAGAATTAAAAGGGCAACTCTGCATAGGTCCCTTTATATGTCCACGAACTTGTATCCCAATTTTTGACTACTCCTAACGAATTTCTAGAACTGGTTGCATCTGCAGTTATCCATCCACCGGCATAAACCTCAGCCCATACATGACCATACCATGTACCGCTACTAGTGAAGTAACAGTATCCATGTACGTATCTTGCAGGTAGTCCAGCTGCTCTTGAAAGAGCAACCACTAAATGTGCATGGTCACAGCAATTGGCACTCATAGATTGAAGAGTTCCAACAGCGCCTTTCTGAGTATTGTAGTAGAACGAATAGGACAGATTGTCTCTCACCCAGTTATAGATGAGAACGGCCTTTTCGTAGCTGGTAGATGCGCCAGAGGTTATACTCTGAGCTAATGCAATTATACTGGCATCGTTAGACTCACAGTTGGCAGTTGCTTGCAGGTAAATCTGCAGGCTGCTCGGTATTGTTTCCGTGCTTGTTGATGTATTACTGGAGCTTATAATTGAACTCCATGATTTCATCACTGCATAGTTAGGCAAGTAATTATTTGTGCCATAGAAGGCCGCTACCCTACTGTAGAGATAGATTAGTGATTCGAAACGAATTGTCCCTAGAGTAGTTGAACCATAATTTGGGGCCACACCATTTGAATCCATGAAGGATATTATACGGCTGGCCAAGTCTAAATACTCTGATTTAGTTAAGTTTCCACTAGTCATTGTCTCAGATGGGGTTTGGGCTACATCAGCACTTATTAGCCCTATACTTGTAGTGATT
Protein-coding sequences here:
- a CDS encoding cytidyltransferase-related enzyme (PFAM: Cytidylyltransferase~TIGRFAM: cytidyltransferase-related domain), whose protein sequence is MATGTFDLIHPGHGLYLEEAKKLGGDGARLVVVVARDSTVRSRKRVPIVPEKQRQEVVQMLKMVDEAVLGSETDMLSTVSKVKPDIIAIGPDQNFDLENLREELEKRGLQVEVVKVKGYHISTLDSSCKIIKKIKESDFPPGSFKHC
- a CDS encoding transglutaminase-like enzyme, predicted cysteine protease (PFAM: Transglutaminase-like superfamily; Pseudomurein-binding repeat_SP), translating into SVIYMYSRILDQYSNDDELPGSVVVLAWSSSNIPINDNLDTFTISQIVSTAGAVKGYVEVYKTLPTLINVAGVYVNQAQFLYLLTTCVSQLNDGITTSIGLISADVAQTPSETMTSGNLTKSEYLDLASRIISFMDSNGVAPNYGSTTLGTIRFESLIYLYSRVAAFYGTNNYLPNYAVMKSWSSIISSSNTSTSTETIPSSLQIYLQATANCESNDASIIALAQSITSGASTSYEKAVLIYNWVRDNLSYSFYYNTQKGAVGTLQSMSANCCDHAHLVVALSRAAGLPARYVHGYCYFTSSGTWYGHVWAEVYAGGWITADATSSRNSLGVVKNWDTSSWTYKGTYAELPF